In a single window of the Streptacidiphilus sp. P02-A3a genome:
- a CDS encoding triacylglycerol lipase, whose product MKADKRNSGLRLLAVAAAGAVGLALACAQPATAASSYPVNYDFATGFLAGALTPNQAPLGANNWSCAPSAEHPYPVILVNGTFANESDNWAAASPLLANNGYCVFTFNYGGATPNAILQGTGDIATSAGQLEGFVNRVLSATGTAKVDLVGHSQGGMMPRYYIKNLGGAAKVDKLVALAPSNNGTTLDGITQLGTQLNLIDPINGLLNGPCAACVEQEQGSSFLTALNAGGETAPGVQYTVIESTDDEVVTPYTNAFLPAAPNVSDILLQNQCALDSTDHLEIAADPIALTDVLNALDPAHPRPVPCEVVLPVTGPLL is encoded by the coding sequence ATGAAAGCGGACAAGAGGAACAGTGGCCTGCGGCTGCTCGCGGTGGCCGCGGCGGGCGCGGTCGGCCTGGCCCTGGCCTGTGCCCAACCGGCCACGGCGGCAAGCTCGTACCCGGTGAACTACGACTTCGCCACCGGGTTCCTGGCCGGGGCGCTGACCCCGAACCAGGCGCCGCTGGGCGCGAACAACTGGTCCTGCGCGCCGAGCGCCGAGCACCCGTACCCGGTCATCCTGGTCAATGGCACCTTCGCCAACGAGAGTGACAACTGGGCGGCGGCGTCGCCGCTGCTGGCGAACAACGGCTACTGTGTGTTCACCTTCAACTACGGCGGCGCCACCCCGAACGCGATCCTCCAGGGCACCGGCGACATCGCCACCAGCGCGGGCCAGCTGGAGGGCTTCGTCAACCGGGTGCTGAGCGCCACCGGCACCGCCAAGGTCGACCTGGTCGGGCACTCCCAGGGCGGCATGATGCCGCGCTACTACATCAAGAACCTGGGCGGCGCGGCCAAGGTCGACAAGCTGGTGGCGCTCGCGCCCAGCAACAACGGGACCACCCTCGACGGCATCACCCAGCTGGGCACCCAGCTGAACCTCATCGACCCGATCAACGGCCTGCTCAACGGGCCGTGCGCGGCCTGCGTCGAGCAGGAGCAGGGCTCCTCCTTCCTGACCGCGCTCAACGCGGGCGGCGAGACCGCCCCCGGCGTCCAGTACACCGTGATCGAGTCCACCGACGACGAGGTGGTCACCCCGTACACCAACGCGTTCCTGCCCGCCGCGCCGAACGTCAGCGACATCCTGCTGCAGAACCAGTGCGCCCTCGACTCCACCGACCACCTGGAGATCGCCGCCGACCCGATCGCCCTCACCGACGTGCTGAACGCGCTGGACCCGGCGCACCCGCGCCCCGTCCCCTGCGAGGTGGTGCTGCCGGTCACCGGCCCGCTGCTCTGA
- a CDS encoding carbon-nitrogen hydrolase family protein yields MATRYDERLLSRTKLSYLYAPGTAPVAFDVDGVRFGCLLGMEIHYPELFAEYERLDVDCVLFSTTGVNPGNAAAQAQGHAAANSYWVSLSVPTQHSATAPSGVVAPNGDWLARCPEDGSPSVAVVDLDDGSAAAAVAVTHARPWRRESRAGRDTAPRLADPRSADRTAGF; encoded by the coding sequence GTGGCCACCCGCTACGACGAGCGGCTGCTGTCCCGGACGAAGCTCTCGTACCTGTACGCGCCGGGCACCGCGCCGGTGGCCTTCGACGTCGACGGGGTGCGCTTCGGCTGCCTGCTCGGCATGGAGATCCACTACCCGGAGCTGTTCGCCGAGTACGAGCGGCTGGACGTCGACTGCGTCCTGTTCTCCACCACCGGCGTCAACCCCGGCAACGCCGCCGCCCAGGCCCAGGGGCACGCCGCCGCCAACAGCTACTGGGTCAGCCTCTCGGTGCCGACCCAGCACAGCGCCACCGCGCCGTCCGGCGTGGTCGCCCCCAACGGCGACTGGCTGGCCCGCTGCCCGGAGGACGGTTCGCCGTCCGTTGCCGTGGTCGACCTGGACGACGGTTCGGCGGCGGCAGCGGTGGCGGTGACCCACGCCCGGCCCTGGCGCCGTGAGTCGCGCGCGGGCCGGGACACCGCGCCGCGGCTCGCCGACCCGCGCAGCGCGGACCGCACGGCGGGCTTCTAG